One segment of Ignavibacteria bacterium DNA contains the following:
- a CDS encoding cation:proton antiporter produces the protein MHGFEFLDEIVLLCFAGLAVILVFQRFRLPPIIGLITAGLLIGPSGFGLVREGAVITAISELGVVMLLFTIGLEFSLEDLKRLRKIVLLGGPLQVTLSTIVIGGGALIAASLTGQAISLNGAILIGMSMALSSTAICIKMLKDRRELGMPHGRAVMGILIFQDIAVVPMMIIVTLLTSDSTIEIADVVLRIVTLIGVTVGLVVGLRFVLPRLVPYVTRVSAPEVLILGGLALCFGAAWITSTAGISMALGAFIAGVAIAGSEEGHAIGKVMEPMRDAFTSMFFLSVGLLVQVSWTWLPVNMVTAMLVLIANGIVVMIVLASIRVNLRTAVMAGVILAQVGEFSFVLATVGVEYGVITSTDFQNMLVSIIFTMIVTPTLVTLAPVIAERITPLTRFFPRFRKWDIDDTNGAIRLGTNAEKDIDGPTVMIVGAGILGRNVATVLRETGISYRILELDRENVAAQRAVGEPVISGDVTDEHALQAAGVANASVVIIGISDQTAITQGVQLVRKIRPDVLIIVRCRYARDSESALQRGADEVVVEEFESSIKVFTAVLSHLGVDVSMIEQQEEAMREDMKVRSERRINVAQ, from the coding sequence ATGCACGGTTTTGAGTTTCTCGACGAGATCGTACTCCTCTGCTTTGCCGGTCTTGCCGTGATCTTGGTGTTTCAGCGATTTAGGTTGCCACCGATCATTGGTCTCATCACAGCTGGACTCCTCATCGGTCCCAGCGGCTTTGGACTTGTTCGAGAAGGGGCTGTGATCACGGCTATATCCGAGCTTGGCGTAGTGATGCTCCTCTTCACCATTGGTCTTGAGTTTTCCCTTGAAGATCTGAAGCGCCTGCGAAAGATCGTGCTCCTGGGAGGCCCACTACAGGTAACATTATCTACGATTGTGATCGGTGGCGGTGCGCTGATCGCGGCATCACTTACCGGACAGGCGATCAGTCTGAATGGGGCGATCCTGATCGGTATGTCCATGGCGTTGAGTTCAACAGCCATCTGTATCAAGATGCTGAAGGATAGGAGAGAGCTGGGAATGCCACATGGAAGGGCTGTAATGGGTATCCTGATCTTCCAGGACATTGCAGTGGTTCCCATGATGATCATTGTCACCCTGCTAACGTCTGATAGCACAATAGAGATAGCGGACGTGGTGCTCCGCATTGTTACTCTGATCGGTGTTACGGTTGGACTTGTTGTTGGCCTGCGCTTTGTTCTCCCAAGGCTCGTTCCTTATGTGACGCGTGTTTCCGCACCTGAGGTTCTGATCCTAGGCGGACTTGCCCTGTGTTTTGGTGCTGCGTGGATCACGTCCACAGCGGGGATCTCCATGGCACTTGGTGCCTTTATTGCCGGTGTGGCCATAGCCGGGAGCGAAGAGGGTCATGCCATCGGTAAGGTAATGGAGCCAATGCGCGACGCGTTCACGAGTATGTTCTTCCTTTCCGTTGGACTGCTTGTGCAGGTTTCCTGGACGTGGCTTCCGGTGAACATGGTCACAGCCATGCTCGTGCTTATCGCCAATGGAATCGTTGTGATGATCGTTCTCGCCAGCATTCGCGTCAATCTTAGGACAGCGGTGATGGCCGGAGTGATCTTGGCGCAGGTGGGTGAATTCTCGTTTGTTCTTGCTACGGTTGGTGTGGAGTACGGGGTGATCACTTCTACGGACTTCCAGAATATGCTGGTCTCGATCATCTTCACGATGATCGTCACGCCAACCCTCGTGACACTCGCACCGGTCATTGCCGAGCGCATCACACCACTCACGCGCTTCTTTCCGCGCTTCCGCAAATGGGATATTGACGATACGAATGGGGCTATTCGGCTTGGAACCAATGCCGAGAAGGACATTGATGGGCCAACTGTAATGATAGTAGGTGCCGGGATCTTAGGAAGAAACGTAGCAACGGTCCTTCGTGAGACTGGCATCAGTTATCGAATACTTGAGCTCGACCGTGAAAATGTTGCTGCGCAACGAGCTGTTGGTGAACCAGTGATATCCGGTGATGTCACTGATGAACACGCTCTTCAGGCAGCAGGTGTGGCTAATGCCTCTGTTGTGATCATCGGCATCAGTGATCAAACAGCCATCACTCAGGGTGTCCAACTTGTGCGCAAAATTCGGCCGGACGTATTGATCATCGTTCGATGCAGGTATGCTCGCGATAGCGAATCTGCCCTGCAACGAGGAGCTGATGAAGTTGTTGTTGAAGAATTCGAATCAAGTATAAAGGTTTTTACGGCTGTACTGAGTCACCTCGGAGTAGATGTCTCGATGATCGAACAACAAGAAGAGGCGATGCGAGAAGACATGAAGGTGCGATCCGAGCGAAGAATCAACGTTGCACAATGA
- a CDS encoding YggS family pyridoxal phosphate-dependent enzyme, producing the protein MPTLADRLHHIHERIAQATSQVSRDPSSVRLMLATKTQDMEILRRAFALGESLYGENRVQELVPKCDALKDLPITWQFIGHLQTNKVRDVIGKVSCIQSIDRPSLVEAVDAECKKRGTVVDVMIEVNTSGEESKHGAPVHTVQKVIDDVLARSTMRITGFMTIGALSEDEVVVRRCFESLRLIRDEFDAHHGTTSHLSMGMSDDLEWAVAEGSTMVRVGTAVFGERL; encoded by the coding sequence ATGCCAACACTTGCTGACAGACTCCACCATATCCATGAACGTATAGCACAGGCTACCAGTCAGGTCAGTCGAGATCCGTCATCGGTCCGGCTGATGTTAGCCACTAAAACGCAAGACATGGAGATCCTGCGTAGGGCCTTTGCATTAGGAGAATCCCTGTACGGAGAGAATCGTGTCCAGGAGCTTGTTCCGAAGTGTGATGCGCTTAAAGACCTACCGATCACGTGGCAATTCATTGGTCACCTGCAAACAAATAAGGTGCGCGATGTGATCGGAAAGGTCTCGTGTATCCAATCGATCGACAGACCCTCGCTTGTTGAAGCTGTTGATGCTGAATGCAAGAAGCGAGGCACCGTAGTGGACGTGATGATCGAAGTGAATACGTCCGGTGAAGAGAGTAAACATGGGGCTCCCGTCCACACCGTGCAGAAGGTCATTGATGACGTATTGGCCCGTTCAACCATGCGGATCACCGGTTTCATGACGATCGGTGCGCTCAGCGAAGACGAAGTTGTGGTTCGCCGATGTTTCGAATCGCTGCGTTTGATCCGAGACGAATTCGATGCACACCACGGGACAACTTCGCACTTATCCATGGGGATGTCCGATGACCTTGAATGGGCCGTGGCTGAGGGATCAACAATGGTTCGTGTTGGAACAGCAGTCTTTGGCGAGCGACTATGA
- a CDS encoding AbgT family transporter, whose protein sequence is MKKNVFLRFLDLVERAGNRLPDPLSLFAIAAVIVVGGSWLASYLGVSVIHPGTGKSIAVVNLLAPENIRRMFTDAVANFTAFPPLGLVLVTMIGIAIAERGGFITALLRVSVHNVPRPLLTASLVFAGVNSSLVADAGYVVLIPLGAVIFAAVGRHPLAGLSATFAGVAGGFSANLSITSLDPLLGGLTQSAAQLISPTYVVSAAANWYFMIASTFLLTVVGTWVCDRIIEPRLGPWTSSTNDADDMSKLSPTEKKGLLWSGIAFVVMAALIALISIPEGSILRDEHGGMKPLEKSIVVILMVMFFVMGLVYGKVTGSIRNDKDIADMAGEGMATLGGYIVLSFVMAQFIAYFGWSNLGVVTAVSGAEFLKSMSLQGPVLLVAFVVVAMIINLLIASASAKWAIMAPVFVPMFMLMGISPEATQAAYRIGDSSTNMIAPLLSYIPLILVAMRRYVKDSTLGTLLSLMLPYSIFTAIAWTIFMLIWLYAGIPLGPGVSAFYAP, encoded by the coding sequence ATGAAGAAAAATGTGTTCCTCCGTTTTCTCGATCTCGTTGAGCGCGCCGGCAATCGACTGCCAGATCCGCTGTCTCTCTTCGCCATCGCTGCCGTGATCGTTGTAGGGGGCTCATGGCTTGCCTCCTACCTCGGTGTATCGGTGATCCATCCCGGCACAGGTAAATCCATTGCTGTTGTGAATCTCTTAGCCCCGGAGAATATCCGGCGCATGTTCACTGATGCCGTTGCCAACTTCACAGCATTCCCGCCACTTGGTTTGGTGCTTGTGACGATGATCGGCATTGCGATCGCGGAACGGGGCGGATTCATCACTGCGTTGTTGCGCGTTTCTGTACACAATGTTCCTCGCCCCCTCCTCACAGCGTCATTAGTGTTTGCCGGCGTGAATTCAAGTTTGGTGGCAGATGCCGGATACGTTGTTCTTATCCCGCTCGGTGCTGTGATCTTCGCAGCAGTAGGAAGGCATCCCTTGGCCGGGCTTTCGGCAACGTTCGCCGGAGTGGCTGGTGGGTTCAGTGCAAACCTATCGATCACTTCGCTCGACCCATTGCTTGGCGGACTTACACAGTCAGCAGCCCAATTGATCTCGCCTACCTACGTGGTAAGCGCCGCCGCGAATTGGTATTTCATGATCGCCTCCACCTTCCTTCTTACCGTAGTGGGTACGTGGGTCTGCGATCGCATCATTGAGCCAAGACTGGGTCCGTGGACGTCGTCAACAAATGATGCCGATGACATGTCAAAGCTCTCACCCACTGAAAAGAAGGGGCTTCTGTGGTCGGGCATCGCATTCGTTGTGATGGCCGCCCTCATTGCTCTCATCAGTATTCCCGAAGGCTCCATCCTTCGAGACGAGCATGGAGGAATGAAGCCGCTTGAGAAGAGTATCGTTGTGATCCTGATGGTGATGTTCTTTGTGATGGGCTTGGTATATGGCAAGGTCACCGGGTCCATTCGTAACGACAAGGACATAGCGGATATGGCAGGCGAAGGTATGGCAACGCTCGGTGGCTACATTGTGCTTTCGTTTGTGATGGCACAGTTCATCGCCTACTTCGGCTGGTCCAATCTTGGCGTGGTCACCGCCGTTTCAGGCGCTGAGTTCCTCAAGTCCATGAGTCTCCAAGGTCCGGTACTCCTTGTTGCCTTTGTAGTTGTGGCAATGATCATCAACCTCTTGATCGCCAGCGCCTCCGCCAAATGGGCGATCATGGCACCGGTCTTTGTGCCGATGTTCATGCTCATGGGCATTTCACCGGAGGCCACCCAAGCGGCCTATCGTATCGGCGATTCATCAACGAACATGATCGCCCCACTCTTGAGCTACATTCCGTTGATCCTCGTGGCAATGCGACGGTATGTCAAAGACTCCACATTGGGAACATTGCTTTCGCTCATGTTGCCGTATTCGATCTTCACGGCGATCGCCTGGACGATCTTCATGCTCATTTGGCTCTACGCCGGCATACCTCTCGGACCGGGTGTAAGCGCCTTCTATGCCCCGTGA
- a CDS encoding T9SS type A sorting domain-containing protein, whose amino-acid sequence MNIVRSLILLGSTASVLLSGCATHDSTDAPSAQGRREFELLKYRDPATGTFPDDIRARELLFARTQPGSLSRKDNGETVQDLGEWRHRGPWNIGGRTRAVAFDAGDEQTILVGAVSGGMWMSTDDGSTWTLTTKPDQLHSVTTIAQDTRPSSRNVWYYGTGEIYGNSSQISGNGIWKSTDHGASWFVLPSTTSASTPASHQFAYTWRIVTHPLRDSNELYVATARSGIQRSTNGGTTWTGAAGSNALFSDVTITPNGTLYAAFSAYTGQTGSVASRWGVYRSTDGITWVNITPKEINNQTRRIVVAPVPQNPDQIFVLAETPGVGAQGSTTYRGELQYEWHSLLKYTYVSGDGAGAGGQWDVRSANIPLTDAKRGDFYSQGGYDLLLRVSPFDSNLVVIGGTNLYCSTDGFTSTVNNRWIGGYDKDDPFWDKYSLYPNHHPDQHDVVFHPTKPNVMLSVNDGGIQRTDSIRASRVSWTDLNRGYLTTQFYTIDQEPYAESTKLIGGMQDNATWATDNSSGTSFWRRLGGGDGAYCYFADSGRTEYYSSQQGRMFRIRRDAAGNEVDRSRIDPSGGKDYLFINPYVLHPTDQHIMYLAGGSVLWRNNDLRDIPAGLNDSTSVNWDSLSTTNVAPNVISSVCATSTSDDAHHVVYFGTDNGKVYRIDNAEVGIPTPVDITSAAMPRGAYVNSISVDPLKKDHLVLCFSNYGVVSIWETHDAGATWSAISGNLEELPNGSGSGPAVNWVGIAPYDKWTTVLIAATSTGPYVAYTTFGMSTVWTQTASDEIGNVPCDMAVGRASDGQFAIATHGRGVYTGKITSKPSQPEKPTPLSPDYRSHGIYPDTVLTWSQASLASSYAVQLWETATPKNTRTYAGIRETKLSIADLVQGPVVYSWNVEAFGAGGSSTPSETWTFTTAVRPPLLLSPAPGATGILQAVLTWERVPQAYSYGIEVSPNAAFNPVVSKTDGHADTSILVRGLESNKRYFWRVRSANTDTIGLFSNRQSFVTGLLSSFNETETSATSLRIEPNPAASTVRVCVPSNVALNTVLEVVNSEGRLVLTSSISDCTQLDVSSLANGTYTVTAKYGTSNVSSSLVIKR is encoded by the coding sequence ATGAACATCGTCCGCTCCCTCATCTTGTTGGGTTCTACTGCATCTGTTCTTCTCTCCGGATGTGCAACACATGACTCTACCGACGCTCCATCAGCACAGGGTAGACGGGAGTTCGAACTTCTGAAGTATCGAGATCCGGCAACGGGGACATTCCCGGATGATATCCGTGCTCGAGAATTGCTGTTCGCGAGAACTCAACCCGGCTCGTTGTCGCGCAAGGACAATGGCGAAACAGTACAGGACCTTGGGGAGTGGAGACATCGCGGGCCCTGGAACATCGGCGGACGCACACGTGCCGTGGCGTTTGATGCTGGTGATGAACAGACGATCCTCGTTGGTGCGGTCTCCGGTGGGATGTGGATGTCTACGGATGACGGTTCAACGTGGACCCTTACCACAAAGCCCGATCAACTCCACAGCGTAACAACGATCGCACAAGACACTCGGCCATCGTCTCGGAATGTATGGTACTACGGTACGGGTGAGATCTATGGCAATTCTTCACAGATCTCTGGGAATGGTATCTGGAAGTCCACCGATCATGGGGCTTCATGGTTCGTGTTGCCCTCCACAACGTCCGCGTCTACTCCGGCATCTCATCAGTTCGCCTATACCTGGCGGATCGTCACCCATCCGCTTCGAGACAGCAACGAACTGTATGTAGCCACCGCACGATCCGGTATTCAGCGTTCTACCAACGGCGGTACAACATGGACAGGAGCTGCCGGAAGCAATGCCTTGTTCAGCGATGTGACCATCACTCCAAACGGGACACTCTACGCTGCCTTCAGCGCCTATACGGGTCAAACTGGTAGCGTTGCATCTCGATGGGGAGTGTACCGTTCCACAGACGGAATAACGTGGGTAAACATCACGCCAAAGGAGATCAACAATCAGACGCGCCGTATCGTTGTTGCTCCCGTGCCGCAGAATCCGGATCAGATCTTCGTTCTGGCAGAGACGCCGGGAGTAGGTGCCCAGGGTTCAACAACCTACCGCGGTGAGTTGCAATACGAGTGGCATAGTCTGTTGAAGTACACATATGTAAGCGGAGACGGTGCTGGCGCTGGCGGACAATGGGATGTTCGAAGCGCCAACATTCCGTTAACAGATGCAAAGCGAGGCGACTTCTACTCACAGGGCGGATACGACCTTCTCCTTCGCGTTTCACCGTTCGATTCCAATCTTGTTGTGATCGGTGGCACCAACCTCTATTGCTCTACCGATGGTTTTACATCAACGGTAAACAACAGGTGGATCGGTGGCTATGATAAGGACGACCCGTTCTGGGATAAGTACTCACTCTATCCAAATCATCATCCGGATCAGCACGACGTTGTGTTTCATCCCACGAAGCCAAACGTGATGTTGAGTGTGAACGATGGTGGGATACAACGAACAGACAGCATCCGTGCTTCACGAGTGAGCTGGACGGATCTCAACAGAGGATACCTCACCACACAGTTTTACACCATCGACCAAGAGCCGTATGCAGAAAGTACGAAACTGATCGGCGGTATGCAGGACAATGCCACCTGGGCTACAGATAACTCGTCAGGTACGTCGTTCTGGCGGAGACTTGGCGGCGGTGATGGCGCCTATTGCTACTTCGCCGATAGCGGTCGAACGGAATATTACTCCTCCCAACAAGGCCGCATGTTCCGCATCCGACGAGATGCGGCAGGCAACGAAGTTGATCGGTCCCGTATCGATCCAAGCGGCGGCAAGGACTATCTCTTCATCAATCCCTACGTGCTTCACCCTACAGACCAGCACATCATGTATCTGGCAGGGGGCTCCGTGTTGTGGAGGAATAATGATCTTCGGGACATCCCCGCTGGTTTGAATGATTCAACATCGGTCAATTGGGATTCACTGTCAACAACAAATGTTGCACCAAATGTGATCTCCTCAGTGTGTGCTACGTCTACATCTGATGATGCTCACCACGTGGTGTATTTCGGAACGGATAATGGCAAGGTGTACAGGATAGACAACGCAGAGGTTGGTATACCGACTCCCGTGGACATTACCTCTGCGGCCATGCCTCGCGGTGCCTATGTGAACAGTATCAGTGTTGATCCTCTGAAGAAGGATCACCTTGTATTGTGCTTCTCGAACTATGGAGTTGTGAGTATCTGGGAGACTCACGATGCCGGTGCCACTTGGAGCGCTATATCGGGCAATCTCGAAGAGTTGCCGAACGGATCCGGCAGCGGACCTGCTGTAAACTGGGTTGGGATAGCTCCATACGATAAGTGGACCACGGTGCTCATTGCAGCAACCTCAACCGGACCCTATGTGGCCTATACTACCTTTGGAATGTCCACGGTGTGGACCCAAACGGCATCGGACGAAATCGGCAATGTGCCGTGTGATATGGCTGTTGGGAGGGCTTCAGATGGTCAATTCGCCATCGCAACACATGGACGCGGTGTGTATACAGGAAAGATCACGTCAAAGCCTTCACAGCCAGAGAAGCCCACTCCTTTATCGCCGGACTATCGCTCACATGGGATCTATCCCGACACTGTCCTTACGTGGAGTCAGGCTTCTCTCGCATCGAGCTATGCTGTACAACTTTGGGAAACAGCAACCCCAAAAAACACCCGCACATATGCTGGTATCCGCGAGACAAAACTCTCGATAGCCGATCTCGTGCAAGGACCGGTGGTGTATAGCTGGAACGTAGAGGCATTTGGAGCAGGCGGCAGCAGTACTCCGTCTGAAACATGGACCTTTACCACCGCTGTCCGACCTCCTCTACTTCTATCGCCTGCACCGGGTGCAACTGGAATACTGCAGGCCGTCCTTACATGGGAACGTGTCCCGCAAGCATATTCCTACGGTATAGAAGTCTCACCGAATGCCGCATTCAATCCTGTTGTGTCAAAGACCGACGGACACGCGGACACATCGATTCTCGTTCGTGGACTGGAGAGTAACAAGCGCTATTTCTGGCGCGTGCGGAGTGCCAACACTGATACCATCGGACTCTTCTCCAATCGCCAATCATTTGTTACGGGGCTTCTGTCTTCGTTCAACGAAACCGAAACAAGTGCAACATCACTTCGGATCGAACCGAATCCCGCAGCAAGCACTGTGCGCGTATGCGTTCCGAGCAACGTCGCGTTGAACACGGTATTGGAGGTGGTGAACAGCGAAGGACGGTTGGTGCTCACCTCGTCGATCAGTGACTGTACGCAGCTCGACGTATCAAGCCTTGCAAACGGGACCTATACCGTGACGGCGAAATACGGCACTTCCAATGTTTCGTCGAGCCTCGTGATCAAACGTTGA
- a CDS encoding oligosaccharide flippase family protein translates to MQSKIRSLASDTIVYGVSTVMGRFLTFLLTPLYTNFLSASEIGDVTAIYAMIAFVNIVYSLGMEPAFMRFWERSDESSNARVFSVAVLTVVSVSFVVTIITALLAGPIATSSFLQLGEAGALYVAIASLIPLLDALVLIPFARLRMQQKPRSFAALRLLSIVVTVALNLVFVVGLGMKIEGVLWAGVLGSAVTFLYFIPSLRGVIGTIRQNTAASSSLLREMLRFGLPTVPSNFSSIMVQVADRPIMLMLTGSAMVGMYQTNFRLAIPMMMFVTVFEYAFKPFYLNHREDPEVKGLLARVFTLFTIVCGGLFLATSLFMPYLVQLPFIGGRFINPQYWSGLSIVPVVMFAYYFNGVFINMAAGFHIQKRTSLFPIATGVAAVVSVAATWFLVPEFGIMGAAWAKVAAYVASAVLLYIALLRVYPIPYDLLRVAVTLIIAAVIYGGVLMLPSDDTTQLIARSAALPVYVLLLVVTRVLGASTIRTLLRLVKR, encoded by the coding sequence ATGCAGTCGAAGATCCGGTCTCTGGCATCCGATACCATCGTCTACGGTGTTTCCACCGTGATGGGACGTTTTCTTACGTTTCTCCTAACGCCGCTCTATACCAACTTTTTATCGGCATCGGAGATCGGAGACGTAACGGCCATCTACGCCATGATCGCATTTGTGAACATTGTCTATTCGCTCGGCATGGAACCGGCCTTTATGCGGTTCTGGGAACGGTCCGACGAATCATCGAATGCTCGAGTGTTCTCTGTTGCCGTCCTCACCGTAGTGAGTGTCAGCTTCGTCGTTACCATCATCACGGCCCTCCTTGCCGGTCCGATCGCCACATCGTCCTTCCTTCAGCTGGGGGAAGCCGGGGCGCTCTACGTTGCCATTGCCTCTCTCATTCCATTACTCGACGCGTTGGTGCTGATACCTTTTGCTCGATTGCGGATGCAGCAGAAGCCCCGTTCCTTTGCTGCTCTCCGACTGCTTTCCATTGTCGTAACGGTAGCGCTCAACCTTGTGTTTGTTGTTGGTCTTGGGATGAAGATCGAAGGTGTATTGTGGGCCGGCGTTCTGGGAAGTGCTGTTACGTTCTTGTACTTCATTCCCTCTCTCCGCGGTGTGATCGGAACGATCCGTCAGAATACAGCTGCGTCCTCATCACTGCTGCGGGAGATGCTGCGATTCGGTCTCCCAACGGTACCATCGAATTTTTCATCGATCATGGTACAAGTAGCGGACAGACCTATCATGCTCATGCTCACGGGCAGCGCCATGGTGGGCATGTATCAGACCAATTTCCGACTCGCCATCCCGATGATGATGTTTGTAACGGTGTTCGAGTACGCCTTTAAGCCGTTCTACCTGAATCATCGTGAAGATCCCGAAGTAAAGGGGCTCCTTGCTCGTGTGTTCACGCTCTTCACTATTGTCTGCGGCGGTCTGTTCTTGGCGACGAGTCTGTTCATGCCCTACCTTGTCCAGCTGCCATTCATCGGTGGGCGGTTCATCAACCCACAATACTGGTCGGGGTTGAGCATCGTTCCTGTTGTGATGTTCGCTTACTACTTCAACGGCGTCTTCATCAACATGGCAGCCGGATTCCACATTCAGAAGCGAACCTCGCTGTTTCCAATAGCAACAGGAGTTGCAGCAGTTGTAAGTGTTGCAGCCACCTGGTTCCTCGTGCCCGAGTTCGGTATTATGGGTGCCGCATGGGCAAAGGTTGCTGCCTATGTTGCAAGTGCGGTCCTGCTCTACATTGCCTTGTTGCGGGTATATCCGATACCGTATGATCTACTGCGAGTTGCAGTCACATTGATCATCGCCGCGGTCATCTATGGAGGCGTACTGATGCTGCCTTCTGATGACACAACACAATTGATCGCTCGCTCTGCAGCCCTACCGGTCTATGTGCTTCTGCTCGTTGTCACGCGAGTGCTTGGGGCATCAACTATTCGCACTCTTCTACGATTGGTCAAACGATGA
- a CDS encoding M28 family peptidase yields MPYLRRILLVFVLSQISALAQQPTTPEGIRIADHVRVLASDSCSGRGPATSGIEKAAAYITKHFAEYGLQPAGRIAYADTFSLTTGVKLGDQNSVMFEVVIERPGVPLDKTKPTKLGWKLGTDYQPWGFSESGTVVGDVAFVGYGISSSGYDDYKDINVKDKIVIVLRGLPKWAEKDEALKQSASLRAKATLARDKGAVAVAFVNERGDSADVLARFGLDRLGKNSGIIALQVRRTPCSKIFPPKGTSLFTAETAIEQTKKPQSFVFANTKATVTTSLAFEEGTTQNIVGVVRGTDPTLAGEYVVVGAHYDHLGMGDENSLAASTTPSIHYGADDNASGTAGVIELAGRLARNPGKRSVIFMTYSGEEKGLLGSKHWVSNPTIPLTSVVAMINMDMIGRLKDGKLNIQGLGTSSMWPALIDSAKKDLPLTISTTADGFGPSDHSSFTGKGIPVLFYFTGLHSDYHRPSDTWDKVNADGEALVLTMVERSLRLVTDAPTRPDFTKGADKPAANQSSSIALKVTLGVIPDYSDDPQGLRLTGVKPGSPAEKAGLTGDDIMTKLGNTQIKNIYDLMTALGTFKPGDQADVEFLRDGKKMTKKVTFSGK; encoded by the coding sequence ATGCCCTACCTTCGCCGCATTCTTCTCGTCTTCGTCCTCTCCCAGATCTCCGCCCTTGCCCAACAGCCAACCACGCCGGAAGGCATACGGATAGCAGACCACGTTCGTGTTCTTGCATCTGACAGTTGCAGCGGCAGAGGACCTGCCACGTCCGGCATTGAAAAGGCCGCAGCCTATATCACAAAGCACTTCGCGGAGTACGGTCTGCAGCCGGCTGGACGGATCGCCTATGCCGACACCTTCAGTCTCACCACCGGCGTCAAACTTGGCGATCAGAACTCCGTTATGTTCGAGGTGGTGATCGAACGTCCGGGTGTTCCCCTTGACAAGACCAAACCAACGAAACTCGGATGGAAGCTCGGAACAGACTATCAGCCGTGGGGATTCAGTGAGTCCGGTACGGTAGTAGGCGACGTGGCCTTTGTTGGCTACGGCATCTCTTCATCAGGCTATGACGACTACAAGGACATCAACGTCAAGGACAAGATCGTTATTGTTCTGCGCGGACTCCCCAAGTGGGCAGAAAAGGACGAGGCACTTAAACAATCGGCCTCCCTCCGCGCCAAGGCTACCTTAGCACGCGACAAAGGTGCAGTGGCGGTTGCCTTTGTGAACGAACGGGGCGATTCAGCCGATGTCCTCGCTCGTTTTGGACTCGACCGCCTCGGCAAGAATTCCGGCATTATCGCGCTTCAAGTTCGGCGTACCCCATGCTCGAAGATCTTCCCACCAAAGGGTACCTCACTCTTCACTGCAGAGACGGCCATTGAGCAGACCAAGAAGCCACAGTCCTTTGTGTTCGCCAACACCAAGGCAACGGTCACTACCTCCCTCGCCTTTGAAGAAGGTACAACGCAGAACATCGTTGGAGTTGTTCGCGGTACGGATCCAACTCTCGCCGGAGAGTATGTGGTAGTGGGCGCACATTATGACCACCTCGGCATGGGTGATGAGAACTCGCTCGCAGCTTCCACAACGCCAAGCATCCACTATGGAGCTGACGATAATGCTTCGGGCACAGCTGGGGTGATCGAACTTGCCGGACGTCTGGCCCGAAATCCGGGTAAACGATCCGTGATCTTCATGACCTATAGCGGTGAGGAAAAGGGGCTCCTTGGTTCGAAGCACTGGGTTTCGAATCCAACGATCCCGCTGACGTCTGTGGTGGCGATGATAAACATGGATATGATCGGTCGACTCAAGGACGGAAAGCTCAACATCCAAGGCCTGGGAACATCCTCAATGTGGCCGGCGCTGATCGATTCAGCAAAGAAGGATCTGCCCCTTACCATCAGTACAACAGCAGACGGGTTCGGTCCGAGTGACCATTCATCGTTCACAGGCAAGGGTATTCCGGTGTTGTTCTATTTCACCGGACTGCACAGCGATTACCACCGCCCATCCGATACATGGGATAAGGTGAATGCCGACGGTGAAGCGTTGGTCCTCACCATGGTAGAACGTTCACTGCGCCTTGTTACCGATGCACCAACTCGTCCCGACTTCACGAAGGGGGCCGATAAACCCGCAGCCAATCAATCAAGCAGCATCGCCCTGAAAGTAACACTGGGTGTGATCCCCGACTATTCAGACGATCCGCAAGGACTTCGCCTTACCGGTGTGAAACCTGGCTCTCCTGCAGAAAAGGCCGGGCTTACCGGAGACGATATCATGACGAAGCTGGGCAACACGCAGATCAAGAACATCTATGATCTGATGACTGCGCTTGGTACGTTCAAGCCGGGCGACCAAGCAGACGTGGAATTCCTTCGCGATGGGAAGAAGATGACAAAGAAGGTCACCTTCTCCGGGAAGTAG